Proteins co-encoded in one Thermus sediminis genomic window:
- a CDS encoding helix-turn-helix domain-containing protein, with translation MPQEGVEGKSYKEQPEGLSERGRAFLEALARRKRARGEELPPLYLKLLEGAAPPEEGGHEPPPEEAPPPEDLRRKLREAPPSPALPTREELSASPPPPEWKRDAWDLADRLLAEGERRGTLPGLSERERKVYRTLLALGLEVLARRLGPGRPLPKNLSQVSLFAVNDALSVALGIPPASLYRVLASLEAKGLIRRSAWRTPATLRGRTGVYAGGTLYAVRLPHREARPRLDPEDFRHPWRDLEEDARRGRTAWSLRESYTSPPKEDSGVLELLLGFSLSPGEAEDPLAIDSLTALLRARPAERRALVGALALSLAREFRDPGSVRFYAWVLWNALRAELYGLMEGALEAVAWAVRRAREAAAKALWSPRGEWVRRPGALLAHLLRERGLLELFRQAPQWRVA, from the coding sequence ATGCCCCAAGAAGGAGTTGAAGGGAAGAGCTATAAAGAACAGCCGGAAGGACTCAGCGAGCGGGGCCGGGCCTTCCTCGAGGCCCTGGCCCGGAGGAAGCGGGCGAGGGGCGAGGAGCTTCCGCCCCTCTACCTGAAGCTCCTGGAGGGGGCCGCGCCCCCGGAGGAAGGGGGCCACGAGCCCCCGCCCGAGGAGGCGCCTCCCCCGGAGGACCTCCGCCGGAAGCTCCGGGAGGCGCCGCCTTCCCCGGCCCTCCCCACCCGGGAGGAGCTTTCCGCCTCCCCGCCCCCGCCCGAGTGGAAGCGGGACGCCTGGGACCTCGCCGACCGCCTCCTGGCGGAAGGGGAGCGGCGGGGCACCCTGCCAGGGCTTTCCGAGCGGGAGCGGAAGGTGTACCGGACCCTCCTCGCCCTGGGCCTCGAGGTCCTGGCCCGGAGGCTGGGCCCGGGGAGGCCCCTGCCCAAGAACCTGTCCCAGGTCTCCCTCTTCGCCGTGAACGACGCCCTTTCCGTGGCCCTGGGGATCCCCCCGGCCTCCCTCTACCGGGTCCTGGCCTCCCTGGAGGCCAAGGGGCTCATCCGAAGGAGCGCCTGGCGCACCCCGGCCACCCTCCGAGGCCGGACGGGGGTCTACGCCGGCGGGACGCTTTACGCCGTGCGCCTGCCCCACCGGGAGGCCCGCCCCCGCCTGGACCCGGAGGACTTCCGCCACCCCTGGCGGGACCTGGAGGAGGACGCCCGCCGGGGGCGCACCGCCTGGAGCCTGAGAGAGTCATATACAAGTCCTCCTAAGGAGGACTCCGGGGTCCTGGAGCTTTTGCTTGGGTTCTCGTTATCCCCTGGCGAAGCTGAAGACCCGTTAGCTATAGACTCTCTCACCGCCCTCCTGCGGGCCCGCCCCGCTGAGCGCCGGGCCCTGGTGGGGGCCCTCGCCCTCTCCCTGGCCCGGGAGTTCCGGGATCCTGGGAGCGTGCGCTTCTACGCCTGGGTCCTCTGGAACGCCCTCCGGGCGGAGCTCTACGGCCTGATGGAGGGGGCCCTCGAGGCCGTCGCCTGGGCGGTCCGGCGGGCGCGGGAGGCCGCGGCCAAGGCCCTCTGGAGCCCGAGGGGCGAGTGGGTCCGCCGCCCCGGGGCCCTCCTCGCCCACCTCCTCCGGGAGCGGGGCCTCCTGGAGCTCTTCCGCCAGGCCCCCCAGTGGCGGGTGGCGTAG
- a CDS encoding type II toxin-antitoxin system VapC family toxin → MTALDTGFFLRLLEGHEEAGALWRALAEGEGEGVVSGLSLVELLRLSLKGALAKEDSELLLQAIPAVCRVVWPDWTIGERAARLSHGLYLPLVDALVLATALEAGARELWTTDADLARYEGKLRVVLLG, encoded by the coding sequence GTGACCGCCCTTGACACCGGCTTCTTCCTCCGCCTTCTGGAGGGGCACGAGGAGGCCGGGGCCCTGTGGCGGGCCCTGGCGGAAGGGGAGGGGGAGGGGGTGGTGTCGGGCCTCTCCCTGGTGGAGCTCCTGCGCCTGAGCTTAAAGGGCGCCCTGGCCAAGGAAGACTCGGAGCTCCTCCTCCAAGCCATCCCCGCCGTCTGCCGGGTGGTCTGGCCGGACTGGACCATCGGGGAGCGGGCGGCCCGGCTCTCCCACGGCCTCTACCTGCCCCTGGTGGACGCCCTGGTGCTGGCCACGGCCCTGGAGGCGGGGGCGAGGGAGCTTTGGACCACGGACGCCGACCTCGCCCGGTACGAGGGGAAGCTCCGGGTGGTCCTGCTCGGGTAG
- a CDS encoding ParA family protein gives MRVVAVVNGKGGVGKTTTAVNLAAILAEGGPVLLVDADPQGSASWWAGRGEMPFDLAQETDPRLLARLKGVDGYEAVVVDTPPALRSEALEAVLKAADYAVLPTPPAPLDLEALVETVRKAVRPLGVAHRVLLTRVDPRSLGEALEAQTALMEAGVPAFHAFVRAYKAHERAALDGKPITRWRGPNAREAEADYRRVAEELLRELARTPERREA, from the coding sequence GTGAGGGTGGTGGCGGTGGTGAACGGCAAGGGCGGGGTGGGCAAGACCACCACCGCCGTCAACCTGGCCGCCATCCTGGCCGAAGGGGGCCCTGTCCTCCTGGTGGACGCCGACCCCCAGGGCTCGGCCTCCTGGTGGGCGGGCCGGGGGGAGATGCCCTTTGACCTGGCCCAGGAGACCGACCCCCGGCTCCTCGCCCGCCTAAAAGGGGTGGACGGCTACGAGGCGGTGGTGGTGGACACGCCCCCCGCCCTGCGCTCCGAGGCCCTGGAGGCGGTCCTGAAGGCGGCGGACTACGCCGTTCTGCCCACCCCCCCGGCCCCCCTGGACCTCGAGGCCCTGGTGGAGACGGTGCGGAAGGCCGTCCGACCCCTCGGGGTGGCCCACCGGGTCCTCCTCACCCGGGTGGACCCCCGGAGCCTAGGGGAGGCCCTCGAGGCCCAGACCGCCCTCATGGAGGCCGGGGTGCCCGCCTTCCACGCCTTCGTACGGGCCTACAAGGCCCACGAGCGGGCCGCCCTGGACGGCAAGCCCATCACCCGCTGGCGCGGCCCCAACGCCCGCGAGGCCGAGGCGGACTACCGCCGGGTGGCGGAGGAGCTCCTCAGGGAGCTCGCCCGGACCCCGGAAAGGAGGGAGGCGTGA
- a CDS encoding GIY-YIG nuclease family protein: protein MKIHEVRTARKAGSFVLRQDGSPNLIRFERDPSFPESEFRARIPRVYLLVVDHEIYKIGGSLDRNGLRGTLSFYENARTGSPGPSRFVMHGLIANELRQGKEVSVWVITSPRARAQICGLFECVEGEVTPYKEMEQKCLEDYRTREGQFPPWNFQERRESYLEDLYQEYLEYHRRRTNRRAGRG, encoded by the coding sequence ATGAAGATACATGAGGTTAGAACGGCTAGAAAGGCGGGTTCCTTTGTTCTTAGGCAGGACGGAAGCCCCAATTTGATCAGATTTGAGCGGGACCCAAGCTTTCCAGAATCTGAATTTAGGGCAAGGATCCCGAGGGTATACCTTTTGGTTGTTGATCACGAAATCTACAAAATAGGTGGCTCTCTAGATCGAAACGGATTGCGGGGAACGCTTAGTTTTTATGAAAACGCCAGGACGGGCAGTCCTGGCCCATCAAGGTTTGTCATGCATGGGCTGATTGCTAATGAGTTGCGTCAAGGTAAGGAGGTTTCTGTTTGGGTGATTACATCTCCTAGGGCCAGGGCGCAGATCTGTGGTCTTTTCGAGTGCGTAGAAGGAGAAGTTACTCCGTACAAAGAAATGGAGCAAAAATGTTTAGAAGATTACCGTACTCGTGAAGGGCAGTTTCCACCTTGGAATTTTCAGGAAAGAAGAGAGAGCTATCTTGAAGATCTATACCAGGAATATTTAGAATATCACAGGCGAAGAACCAACAGGCGAGCAGGCAGGGGGTAA
- a CDS encoding ATPase, which produces MKRKRLAELVREEAGDLQEAPAPREEEAGEAPPARGLEASPPGEGQGERPLPPYLTYVRKECRLRPDQLDALTALARRLNRERRGKGERITENTLIRWAVDRLLREYGLLNQSEGAEI; this is translated from the coding sequence GTGAAGCGGAAGCGCCTGGCGGAGCTGGTGAGGGAGGAGGCGGGGGACCTTCAGGAGGCTCCCGCCCCCCGGGAGGAGGAAGCCGGGGAAGCCCCTCCCGCGCGGGGCCTCGAGGCCTCCCCGCCGGGCGAGGGCCAAGGGGAGCGCCCCCTCCCCCCCTACCTCACCTACGTCCGCAAGGAGTGCCGCCTCCGCCCCGACCAGCTGGACGCCCTCACCGCCCTGGCCCGGAGGCTCAACCGGGAGAGGAGGGGGAAGGGGGAAAGGATCACGGAGAACACCCTCATCCGCTGGGCGGTGGATAGACTTCTTCGGGAGTACGGCCTTCTAAATCAATCCGAGGGAGCAGAGATATGA
- a CDS encoding tyrosine-type recombinase/integrase, protein MSQPDPHAELLHRFRRYLEMEEGRSPRTAREYLMDASLFSRWFRERHGRPPRWEEVGSQHIRAFLASREVSPQRVGRVLASLRKLFRYLAEVEGLPILKDPTEGVKRPKLPKRLPVYLTPPEVARLLQAAYQNRSPRVALRDWALLAFLYGTGLRLSEALALTYADITYQDGIPHAIRVQGKGGKERVVVLSPTAQRALHQWLKHRNLEGHPTSPYIWSHTSGPNRGKPFSARAVEAMVKRVARRAGLKDWQRITPHKLRHSYASALVEAGRGIDEVKELLGHSSISTTQVYVHVSRKRLEEAARALPDVVG, encoded by the coding sequence ATGAGCCAGCCTGACCCCCACGCCGAGCTCCTCCACCGCTTCCGCCGGTACCTGGAGATGGAGGAGGGGCGCTCCCCCCGCACCGCCCGGGAGTACCTCATGGACGCCAGCCTCTTCTCCCGCTGGTTCCGGGAGCGCCATGGGAGGCCCCCCCGCTGGGAGGAGGTGGGGAGCCAGCACATCCGGGCCTTCCTGGCCTCCCGCGAGGTGAGCCCCCAGCGGGTGGGGCGGGTCCTCGCCTCCCTCAGGAAGCTCTTCCGCTACCTGGCCGAGGTGGAGGGCCTACCCATCCTCAAGGACCCCACCGAGGGGGTCAAGCGCCCCAAGCTCCCCAAGAGGCTCCCCGTCTACCTCACCCCGCCGGAAGTGGCCCGCCTCCTCCAGGCGGCCTACCAGAACCGTTCTCCCCGGGTGGCCCTCCGGGACTGGGCCCTCCTCGCCTTCCTTTACGGCACGGGCCTCCGCCTCTCTGAGGCCCTGGCCCTCACCTACGCCGACATCACCTACCAGGACGGCATCCCCCACGCCATCCGGGTCCAGGGGAAGGGGGGAAAGGAGCGGGTGGTGGTTCTCTCGCCCACGGCCCAGCGGGCCCTCCACCAGTGGCTCAAGCACCGGAATCTGGAGGGGCACCCCACCAGCCCCTACATCTGGAGCCACACCTCCGGCCCCAACCGGGGGAAGCCCTTCTCCGCCCGGGCGGTGGAGGCCATGGTGAAGCGGGTGGCCAGGCGGGCGGGGCTCAAGGACTGGCAGCGCATCACCCCCCACAAGCTTCGGCACTCCTACGCCAGCGCCCTGGTGGAGGCGGGGCGGGGGATAGACGAGGTGAAGGAGCTTCTGGGCCACAGCTCCATCAGCACCACTCAGGTCTACGTGCACGTGTCCCGCAAGCGCCTGGAGGAGGCCGCCCGGGCGCTGCCGGACGTGGTGGGGTAG
- a CDS encoding helix-turn-helix domain-containing protein, with translation MGSFFDELGRRLASFRRARDFTQEDLAELAGLDRSYVSQLERGLANPSLEVLLRLAQALEIDICALVCGEENDHEDT, from the coding sequence GTGGGTTCCTTTTTTGATGAGTTGGGACGCCGGCTTGCTTCTTTTAGGCGGGCAAGGGATTTTACGCAGGAGGACCTTGCGGAACTTGCGGGCTTGGATCGTTCCTACGTGAGCCAGCTGGAGCGCGGTTTGGCTAACCCTTCTTTGGAGGTGCTTTTGCGTCTTGCGCAAGCCTTGGAAATAGACATTTGCGCCCTTGTCTGTGGGGAGGAGAACGACCATGAAGATACATGA
- a CDS encoding DNA adenine methylase, protein MSRCPAQAQLLFAEEELHLDQKKQIFLAKLKSNSRRGVKYKRYLGAPIRYPGGKSFAVGYIVELLPENINRVISPFLGGGSVEVALANELGIKVIAFDIFDILVNFWQVLLDPRKKREMLSILRQLKPNKQTYAEVKGVLKRHWRFTQYGEGSEEFVITDKVLLAAYFYFNYQLSYGPGFLGWPSSVYLNEETYQGMLEKLEEFEAPNLEVHQADFRDVLPRYRNDFMYLDPPYYIGPDSKTFRGIYPMRNFPIHHHGFPHETLRDMLKEHKGGFILSYNDCPTIRNYYKEYKRFFPKWHYSMGLGETRIGKYRKERGSDTHRKESHEILIYSHPQS, encoded by the coding sequence ATGAGCAGGTGCCCTGCGCAAGCCCAGCTTCTCTTCGCAGAAGAAGAACTCCACTTGGATCAGAAAAAGCAAATCTTTCTTGCAAAGCTCAAGTCCAACTCCCGTAGAGGGGTCAAGTACAAGCGGTACTTGGGGGCTCCCATTAGATATCCCGGTGGAAAGAGTTTTGCTGTGGGTTATATCGTGGAGCTGCTGCCCGAAAACATCAACCGAGTTATTAGCCCCTTCCTGGGAGGAGGAAGCGTAGAAGTCGCTCTTGCTAACGAGCTTGGAATAAAGGTTATTGCTTTTGACATCTTTGATATACTCGTCAACTTCTGGCAAGTGCTCCTAGACCCTAGGAAGAAAAGAGAGATGCTTTCTATCTTGCGGCAATTGAAGCCCAACAAGCAAACGTACGCGGAGGTCAAGGGGGTGCTAAAACGCCATTGGCGCTTCACCCAATACGGAGAAGGAAGCGAGGAGTTCGTCATTACCGATAAGGTGTTACTAGCCGCTTATTTCTATTTCAACTATCAGCTTTCTTACGGCCCTGGTTTCCTCGGGTGGCCGAGTTCAGTATACTTAAACGAGGAAACTTACCAGGGCATGTTAGAAAAACTAGAGGAGTTTGAAGCGCCAAACCTTGAGGTTCACCAAGCTGACTTTAGAGATGTTTTGCCCAGGTACAGGAACGATTTCATGTACCTAGATCCCCCCTATTACATAGGCCCCGACAGCAAGACCTTTAGGGGTATCTATCCTATGAGAAACTTCCCCATTCACCACCATGGTTTTCCCCACGAAACCCTCAGGGATATGCTAAAAGAGCACAAAGGAGGCTTTATCCTTAGCTACAACGACTGCCCAACCATCCGAAACTATTATAAGGAGTACAAGCGGTTTTTCCCTAAATGGCATTACTCCATGGGGTTGGGAGAAACAAGGATAGGGAAGTACCGGAAAGAAAGAGGCTCAGACACCCACCGAAAGGAAAGCCATGAAATCCTTATTTACAGCCATCCCCAAAGCTAA
- a CDS encoding TolC family protein: MKGASSFPGKCWTWFRALLFALLLPALAQGLTEGQARLLDRLAEEALKADPAYLQALADLEAARASLGILGALSAEAGAALAGEYGQVAPSYRLALSLNLADLFRDKGPALRALEARAEAARREARVRVAEAFFRWLAAREAARTAADGVEAREAELKALQARARVGAAAPHEVLAAAERLSQARLALYRANLDLALALEDLARAVGLPLDALRGLLRPLEEEGGTPGTPRPPKGP; this comes from the coding sequence ATGAAGGGGGCGTCTTCGTTCCCTGGGAAGTGCTGGACCTGGTTTAGGGCCCTTCTCTTCGCCCTCCTCCTCCCCGCCCTGGCCCAGGGCCTCACCGAGGGGCAGGCCCGCCTCCTGGACCGCCTGGCGGAGGAGGCCCTGAAGGCGGATCCCGCCTACCTCCAGGCCCTCGCCGACCTCGAGGCCGCCCGGGCCTCCCTCGGAATACTCGGGGCGCTCTCCGCCGAGGCGGGGGCCGCCCTGGCGGGGGAGTACGGGCAGGTGGCCCCCTCCTACCGCCTAGCCCTCAGTCTGAACCTGGCGGACCTCTTCCGGGACAAGGGCCCCGCCCTCCGGGCCCTCGAGGCCCGCGCCGAGGCCGCCCGGCGGGAGGCGAGGGTGCGGGTGGCGGAGGCCTTCTTCCGGTGGCTCGCCGCCCGGGAGGCGGCCCGGACCGCCGCCGACGGGGTGGAGGCCCGGGAGGCTGAGCTAAAGGCCCTCCAGGCCCGGGCCCGGGTGGGGGCCGCCGCCCCCCACGAGGTCCTGGCCGCCGCCGAGAGGCTCTCCCAGGCCCGCCTCGCCCTCTACCGGGCCAACCTGGACCTGGCCTTGGCCTTGGAGGACCTGGCCCGGGCCGTGGGCCTGCCCCTGGACGCCCTGAGAGGGCTTCTGAGGCCCCTGGAAGAGGAGGGGGGCACTCCTGGTACCCCCCGGCCCCCCAAGGGGCCTTAA
- a CDS encoding helix-turn-helix domain-containing protein, whose product MPPVGKPLFLTPEELARALRVDPETVRRWLREGQVRGQKAGRLWRVPWEEGVRLLGGEERLEEALKEVLG is encoded by the coding sequence ATGCCTCCCGTGGGCAAACCCCTCTTCCTCACCCCCGAGGAGCTGGCCCGCGCCCTAAGGGTGGACCCGGAGACGGTGCGCCGCTGGCTCCGGGAGGGCCAGGTGCGGGGGCAGAAGGCGGGGCGGCTCTGGCGGGTGCCCTGGGAGGAGGGGGTGCGGCTCCTGGGGGGCGAGGAACGCCTGGAGGAGGCCCTGAAGGAGGTGCTGGGGTGA
- a CDS encoding ribbon-helix-helix protein, CopG family — protein MRLTVHIPEDLARLLRQAAENEGKSMSALTAEALEAYLKERRRKALGLKVLERAGKVRVAEEAHRLLEEGRRDRP, from the coding sequence ATGCGCCTAACCGTCCACATTCCCGAGGACCTGGCCCGCCTCCTCCGGCAGGCGGCGGAGAACGAGGGCAAGTCCATGAGCGCCCTCACCGCCGAGGCCCTGGAGGCCTACCTCAAGGAGCGCCGGCGCAAGGCCCTGGGCCTGAAGGTCCTGGAGCGGGCCGGGAAGGTCCGGGTGGCCGAGGAGGCCCACCGCCTCCTGGAGGAGGGGCGGCGTGACCGCCCTTGA
- a CDS encoding helix-turn-helix transcriptional regulator — protein sequence MSEGGGPLEGKLLLTIKEVAQALGVSRMTVYRLIRAGRLKRVYPTPRSARITRESLEAFLRSLEEEAKPEGAGRSVVDRAREVLRRFGL from the coding sequence ATGAGCGAGGGAGGCGGCCCTCTTGAAGGCAAGCTCCTGCTGACCATCAAGGAGGTGGCCCAAGCCTTGGGGGTGTCCCGGATGACGGTGTACCGCTTGATCCGGGCGGGCCGTCTGAAGCGGGTTTACCCCACCCCCCGCTCGGCCCGCATCACCCGGGAGAGCCTCGAGGCCTTCCTCCGCTCCCTGGAGGAGGAGGCCAAGCCCGAGGGGGCGGGGAGGAGCGTGGTGGACCGGGCCCGGGAGGTCCTGAGGCGCTTCGGCCTCTAG
- a CDS encoding PD-(D/E)XK nuclease family protein encodes MYQDWLFKDCPGGWRLRYRRNGGGYEASRDGERWEKVPSVTEVTGRLNKNLQDWAVRQVVEYLQGELVPGLVLTEEEVNRLLDGASKAHRLAAQRAAGRGADLHAWAEAYLKGQRPPFPEEEPLRGMALALADWWDGNGGEALRSEEAVFHPEHRYAGRVDLVARLGGRVVVVDLKTSPRAYPEHLLQVGAYALALRAEGVAVEGGFVLALREGLSLQEVPLEEAAQAFLGLLAVHRFLKVLEATP; translated from the coding sequence GTGTATCAAGACTGGCTGTTCAAGGACTGCCCAGGGGGCTGGCGCCTCCGCTACCGCCGGAACGGGGGCGGCTACGAGGCCTCCCGGGACGGGGAGAGGTGGGAGAAGGTCCCCTCGGTCACGGAGGTTACGGGGCGCCTGAACAAGAACCTTCAGGACTGGGCCGTGCGCCAGGTGGTGGAGTACCTCCAGGGGGAGCTGGTCCCGGGGCTGGTCCTCACGGAGGAGGAGGTGAACCGCCTCCTGGACGGTGCGTCCAAAGCCCACCGCCTGGCCGCGCAGAGGGCCGCCGGGCGAGGCGCCGACCTCCACGCCTGGGCGGAGGCCTACCTCAAAGGGCAAAGGCCTCCCTTCCCCGAGGAGGAGCCCCTTCGGGGGATGGCCCTCGCCCTGGCGGACTGGTGGGACGGGAACGGGGGCGAGGCCCTGCGCTCCGAGGAGGCGGTCTTCCACCCGGAGCACCGCTACGCCGGGCGGGTGGACCTGGTGGCCCGGCTGGGGGGGAGGGTGGTGGTGGTGGACCTGAAGACCTCCCCCCGGGCCTACCCGGAGCACCTCCTCCAGGTGGGGGCCTACGCCCTGGCCCTCCGGGCGGAGGGGGTGGCGGTGGAGGGGGGCTTCGTGCTGGCCCTGAGGGAAGGCTTAAGCCTCCAGGAGGTCCCCCTGGAGGAGGCGGCGCAGGCCTTCCTGGGGCTCCTGGCCGTCCACCGCTTTCTGAAGGTCCTCGAGGCTACCCCCTGA
- a CDS encoding ATP-binding protein: MFVGRKEEGRAVLLSVRAGRGVVLSAPPGYGKTALLRELLPALEAWAPVVWTERVAPFGTFLKDLFRGLWDAGVPVEGVGRGKDLEADLKAWQRRYPGNEEKARSLVKALRRPEGVNPITLVVDDATGLTPSMVPWLVAFAEAATLVLAVHPETLRKAGTKRLWMRLDRVDLPPLSPKETRELARALVERYGVVAEDLEAYLNRVVSLSGGVPGEVERLVRYVSAEDIVRNRDVGTGYAEGLARREERGIALAPILLVAGGVAIAARYLGLARGEMDLYVAGGLGIAAFVVLSPWLRKVVVAR; encoded by the coding sequence ATGTTCGTGGGCCGGAAGGAGGAGGGGCGGGCGGTCCTCCTCTCGGTGCGGGCCGGGAGGGGGGTGGTGCTCTCCGCCCCGCCGGGGTACGGGAAGACGGCGCTCCTCAGGGAGCTCCTCCCCGCCCTCGAGGCCTGGGCCCCCGTGGTGTGGACGGAGCGGGTGGCTCCCTTCGGCACCTTCCTCAAGGACCTCTTCCGGGGCCTCTGGGACGCCGGGGTGCCCGTGGAGGGGGTGGGACGGGGGAAGGACCTCGAGGCCGACCTCAAGGCCTGGCAGAGGCGCTACCCGGGGAACGAGGAGAAGGCCCGGAGCCTGGTGAAGGCCTTGCGGCGCCCCGAGGGGGTGAACCCCATCACCCTGGTGGTGGACGACGCCACGGGCCTCACCCCGAGTATGGTCCCCTGGCTCGTGGCCTTCGCCGAGGCCGCCACCCTGGTCCTCGCCGTCCACCCGGAGACCCTGAGGAAGGCGGGCACCAAGCGGCTCTGGATGCGCCTGGACCGGGTGGACCTCCCGCCCCTCTCCCCCAAGGAGACCCGGGAGCTCGCCCGGGCCCTGGTGGAGCGCTACGGGGTGGTAGCCGAGGACCTCGAGGCCTACCTCAACCGGGTGGTGAGCCTCTCCGGCGGGGTGCCGGGGGAGGTGGAGCGCCTGGTGCGCTACGTGAGCGCCGAGGACATCGTGCGCAACCGGGACGTGGGCACGGGCTACGCCGAGGGCCTGGCCCGGCGGGAGGAGCGGGGCATCGCCCTGGCTCCCATCCTCTTGGTGGCAGGGGGCGTGGCTATCGCCGCCCGCTACCTGGGCCTGGCCCGGGGCGAGATGGACCTCTATGTGGCCGGGGGGCTGGGCATCGCCGCCTTCGTGGTCCTCTCCCCTTGGCTCAGGAAGGTGGTGGTGGCCCGGTGA
- a CDS encoding HlyD family secretion protein: MEASESPPRLRFHAARPEDLAPLASLYLQAGSAVVRAQFAPGEEGELYLPDLPQAPTVHPLVISLPSLAGLLVRPGDRVAEGEPIARRVDEAPLADLKDQAGAKRQEAQRLEEEMARLEERCRAEREALKGEMARLEDQVGRLRYLVSVGAEAPLRLSEAEGRLEEARARLTRLAVSCAGDRARLEASLREARLAEERLRRRLARAEEAQLIRSPVAGRVGEVKVRDLRPGEVVVEVVIVGERE, translated from the coding sequence GTGGAGGCCTCCGAGAGCCCGCCCCGCCTCCGCTTCCACGCCGCCCGGCCCGAGGACCTGGCCCCCCTGGCGAGCCTCTACCTTCAGGCGGGGAGCGCCGTGGTGCGGGCCCAGTTCGCACCCGGGGAGGAGGGGGAGCTTTACCTCCCCGACCTCCCCCAGGCCCCCACGGTCCACCCCCTGGTCATCTCTCTCCCCTCCCTGGCGGGCCTTCTGGTGCGCCCTGGAGACCGGGTGGCCGAGGGGGAGCCCATCGCCCGCAGGGTGGACGAGGCTCCCCTGGCCGACCTGAAGGACCAGGCCGGAGCGAAGCGGCAGGAGGCCCAGCGCCTGGAGGAGGAGATGGCCCGGCTGGAGGAGCGGTGCCGGGCCGAGCGGGAGGCCCTGAAGGGGGAGATGGCCCGCCTCGAGGACCAGGTGGGCCGTCTGCGCTACCTGGTGAGCGTGGGGGCGGAGGCCCCCCTGCGCCTCTCCGAGGCCGAGGGGCGCCTGGAGGAGGCCCGGGCGCGGCTCACCCGCCTGGCCGTCTCCTGCGCCGGGGATAGGGCCCGCCTCGAGGCCAGCCTGCGGGAGGCCCGCCTGGCCGAGGAGCGCCTGCGGAGGAGGCTGGCCCGGGCCGAGGAGGCCCAGCTCATCCGGTCCCCCGTGGCGGGCCGGGTGGGCGAGGTGAAGGTGCGGGACCTCAGGCCGGGGGAGGTGGTGGTGGAGGTGGTCATCGTGGGGGAGAGGGAGTAG
- a CDS encoding helix-turn-helix domain-containing protein: MGVPRRPLYQPERFKGLPCSARLVWFHIWALGEGEYSARELAQELEMSPDAAARALRLLTERGLLEVVRPPAGSRAGAYRVARGVPTSPPTSSPGLA; the protein is encoded by the coding sequence ATGGGCGTGCCTAGGCGTCCTCTGTACCAGCCCGAGAGGTTCAAGGGCCTCCCCTGCTCCGCCCGGCTGGTCTGGTTCCACATCTGGGCCCTTGGGGAGGGAGAGTACTCCGCCCGGGAGCTGGCCCAGGAGCTGGAGATGAGCCCGGACGCCGCCGCCCGGGCGCTCCGCCTCCTGACCGAGCGGGGGCTCCTGGAGGTGGTGCGTCCTCCTGCTGGCTCCAGGGCGGGAGCTTACCGGGTGGCCCGGGGCGTCCCTACCTCGCCTCCCACTTCCTCTCCGGGTCTAGCCTGA